Proteins found in one Clostridium kluyveri DSM 555 genomic segment:
- a CDS encoding Tex family protein, translating into MNDIIDILVRELDVNEKYINNVIELLDSGNTVPFIARYRKELTGSMSDVTLRKLAERLVYLRNLKARKEDVIRIIEEQGKLTEELKKSVESCITLTEVEDIYRPYKPKKRTRAIIAKERGLEPLSKIILNGNFKDNIEEYTKKFVNEEKEVNSIEDALSGAMDIISEIISDEAKYRKWIRKFVQDNGSIETKGENKEPTPYEMYYDYHEAIKSIPPHRILAINRGEKEKILSVKITCDMNKIKEYLKGECLKGNKVTDSYIERSVEDSLKRLIYPSIEREIRSELTDMGEEGAIKIFKANLKALLMQPPIKGKNVIGYDPGFRTGCKIAVLDDTGKLLDTATVYATAPQNDVEGSLKILKNLVYRYDVSVISLGNGTASRESEEVIGRLIKEVKKEKNKDVYYVMVSEAGASVYSASELAAKEYPDINVSLRGAISIGRRLQDPLAELVKIDPKSIGVGQYQHDVSPKKLDESLEGIVEDCVNSVGVDLNMATASLLSYISGINSSIAANIVAYREENGKFKNRKELLKVKRLGAKAFEQCAGFLRVMESNEPLDNTSVHPESYSDAKKLLKTLGYSDEDLKNNGLVDIENRVEKIGIDNVLKGLNIGIPTLKDIMKEIKKPGRDPREELPKPILKTGIVDMNQLKPGMTLTGTVRNVADFGAFVDIGVHQDGLVHISQLSDKFVKHPLDVVKVGDIVNVTVLEVDEKRKRIALSMK; encoded by the coding sequence ATGAACGATATAATAGACATACTAGTTAGAGAGTTAGACGTAAATGAAAAATATATAAATAATGTAATAGAATTATTAGACTCTGGCAATACAGTTCCCTTTATAGCCAGGTATAGAAAAGAATTAACGGGAAGTATGAGTGACGTCACTTTAAGAAAACTGGCAGAAAGACTTGTATATCTTAGAAATCTTAAAGCTAGAAAAGAGGACGTAATAAGAATAATAGAAGAACAGGGTAAGCTTACAGAGGAATTAAAAAAATCTGTAGAAAGTTGCATTACCCTAACAGAAGTTGAAGATATATATAGACCATATAAACCAAAGAAGAGAACAAGAGCTATTATTGCAAAGGAAAGAGGATTAGAACCACTTTCAAAGATAATATTAAATGGCAATTTTAAAGATAATATAGAAGAATATACAAAAAAATTTGTAAATGAAGAAAAGGAAGTAAATTCTATAGAAGATGCTCTTTCAGGAGCTATGGATATAATAAGCGAGATTATATCTGACGAGGCCAAATATAGAAAGTGGATAAGGAAATTTGTTCAAGATAACGGAAGCATTGAAACAAAAGGAGAAAATAAGGAACCAACTCCCTATGAAATGTATTATGATTATCATGAGGCGATAAAATCTATCCCTCCTCACAGAATACTTGCTATAAATAGAGGAGAAAAAGAAAAAATTTTGTCTGTAAAGATAACCTGTGATATGAATAAGATAAAAGAATACTTAAAAGGAGAGTGCCTAAAGGGAAATAAAGTAACTGATAGTTACATAGAAAGAAGTGTAGAGGATTCTTTAAAAAGACTTATATATCCTTCTATTGAAAGGGAAATAAGATCTGAACTCACAGATATGGGGGAAGAAGGTGCCATAAAGATATTCAAGGCCAATCTAAAGGCTCTTCTAATGCAGCCACCTATAAAAGGAAAAAATGTGATTGGATATGATCCTGGATTTAGAACGGGATGTAAAATAGCAGTTTTAGATGATACGGGAAAACTTTTAGATACTGCTACAGTTTATGCTACGGCGCCTCAAAATGATGTAGAAGGTTCTCTGAAGATATTAAAGAATTTAGTGTATAGATATGATGTTAGTGTGATATCTCTTGGAAATGGTACAGCAAGTAGAGAATCAGAAGAAGTAATTGGCAGACTTATAAAAGAAGTAAAAAAGGAAAAAAATAAGGATGTTTATTATGTAATGGTATCAGAAGCCGGAGCTTCTGTATATTCTGCTTCGGAACTGGCTGCAAAAGAATATCCCGATATAAATGTATCACTAAGAGGAGCTATATCCATAGGAAGAAGACTTCAGGATCCTCTGGCGGAACTTGTGAAAATAGATCCTAAATCCATAGGGGTAGGTCAATATCAACATGATGTTTCCCCAAAAAAATTAGATGAGTCTCTAGAGGGTATTGTAGAAGATTGTGTAAATAGTGTAGGAGTAGATTTGAATATGGCAACGGCTTCTTTACTATCTTATATATCTGGAATAAATTCATCTATAGCCGCAAATATTGTAGCTTATAGAGAAGAAAATGGTAAGTTTAAAAATAGAAAAGAGCTTTTGAAGGTTAAAAGACTGGGAGCAAAAGCTTTTGAACAATGTGCAGGATTTTTAAGGGTTATGGAAAGTAATGAACCACTTGATAATACCTCGGTGCATCCGGAGTCCTATAGTGATGCCAAAAAACTTTTGAAGACCCTTGGGTATAGTGATGAAGACTTAAAAAATAATGGCCTTGTAGATATAGAAAACAGGGTTGAAAAGATTGGCATAGATAATGTGTTAAAAGGACTTAATATAGGAATTCCTACCTTAAAGGATATAATGAAAGAAATAAAAAAACCAGGAAGAGATCCAAGAGAAGAGCTGCCAAAGCCTATATTGAAAACGGGAATAGTTGATATGAATCAACTCAAGCCGGGAATGACACTTACAGGTACAGTTAGGAATGTAGCAGACTTTGGTGCTTTTGTAGATATAGGTGTTCATCAGGATGGTTTAGTGCATATAAGCCAGTTGTCTGATAAATTTGTAAAACATCCACTAGATGTGGTTAAGGTAGGAGATATTGTAAATGTAACTGTACTTGAAGTAGATGAAAAAAGAAAAAGAATTGCACTTAGCATGAAATAG
- a CDS encoding ABC transporter ATP-binding protein, protein MTKHLLEVKDLCKWYEQDKNRYLVLKNLDFKVEQGSFVVVMGKSGSGKTTLLNILGLLDNFNEGSYVFNGQDVTKMTENQRCSFRNNHIGFIFQQFYLIESLTVAQNIELPLLYHGGYSSEQRIDMVKKSLQDVELEEKFKSYPNELSGGQQQRISIARALVNEPDVILADEPTGALDWKTGLKIIDILVKLNKQNKTIIMVTHDSDLKKYATHCVFLKDGIFSEEDNI, encoded by the coding sequence TTGACAAAGCATCTTCTGGAAGTTAAAGACTTATGTAAATGGTATGAGCAGGATAAAAATCGCTATCTTGTTTTAAAAAATCTTGATTTTAAGGTGGAGCAAGGCTCATTTGTGGTTGTAATGGGCAAGTCAGGCAGTGGAAAGACCACTTTGTTGAATATTCTGGGACTTCTTGATAATTTCAATGAGGGAAGTTATGTATTTAATGGTCAGGATGTTACAAAAATGACAGAAAACCAGCGTTGTTCTTTTAGAAATAATCATATTGGTTTTATATTTCAACAGTTTTATTTAATTGAATCTTTAACAGTAGCTCAAAACATTGAACTTCCACTATTGTATCATGGGGGATATAGCAGCGAGCAAAGAATTGACATGGTAAAAAAAAGTCTTCAAGATGTTGAACTTGAGGAAAAATTTAAAAGTTATCCAAATGAGTTATCTGGGGGGCAACAACAGCGTATTTCAATTGCAAGAGCGCTTGTTAATGAGCCTGATGTTATTTTGGCAGATGAGCCTACAGGTGCACTGGACTGGAAAACCGGCCTGAAAATTATTGATATATTGGTTAAACTTAATAAACAAAATAAAACTATTATAATGGTAACTCATGATAGTGATCTTAAAAAATACGCTACTCATTGTGTTTTTCTCAAAGACGGCATTTTTTCTGAGGAGGATAATATATGA
- a CDS encoding EscU/YscU/HrcU family type III secretion system export apparatus switch protein, which translates to MKNRKKAVALKYEPTYEAPMVTAAGIGQIADNILNKARESNVPIVYDRELTNLLSNVDVGDSIPVELYDVVAKVIAYVIDIDENINRG; encoded by the coding sequence ATGAAAAACAGGAAAAAAGCAGTAGCTTTAAAGTATGAGCCAACATATGAAGCACCTATGGTTACTGCAGCAGGTATTGGACAAATAGCAGACAACATATTGAATAAAGCAAGGGAGAGCAATGTACCTATAGTTTACGACAGGGAACTTACTAATCTTCTAAGTAATGTAGATGTAGGAGATAGTATACCTGTTGAATTGTATGATGTAGTGGCAAAAGTAATAGCTTATGTAATAGATATAGATGAAAATATAAATAGAGGGTGA
- a CDS encoding efflux RND transporter periplasmic adaptor subunit, producing the protein MKDRKKILIIGSAVGVIIILFVVTLFLNYNKRNAHKSDSLFDIYTIPAQQNIFLDGEVQYSRKLNFTEDTTKGTVDKISVEDKEQVEKGQTLFTYKNDQMIEQYDTLTQQLNSIETQAKSMANVQNSAQISEINSQKTSLKQQLNNIKDKRYTTISAPFDGIVSITSDNEESTNKIILTLIDPKMQVVASVSEKDVLKLKENQKIKITVYGTSEEFKGTISSISTEPSQAQAIQGASASNLTQTTGSSVSYYPVYIDINNQQGIYAGFHIQGTAVDESELPKIPVSSVFNDNGHKSVWLIKNKKLRRVRVRVEKYNNTYVKVKSGLDFNDKIIKNPSSEMKEGDSIDKASSGS; encoded by the coding sequence ATGAAAGATAGAAAAAAAATATTAATTATTGGTTCTGCTGTTGGCGTAATTATTATATTATTTGTTGTAACACTTTTTTTAAATTATAATAAACGAAATGCACATAAAAGTGATTCATTATTTGATATATATACTATTCCAGCACAGCAGAATATATTTTTAGACGGAGAGGTTCAATATTCCAGGAAATTAAATTTTACTGAAGATACAACTAAGGGAACCGTTGATAAAATAAGTGTAGAAGATAAAGAACAGGTAGAAAAAGGACAAACTTTATTTACTTATAAGAATGACCAGATGATAGAGCAGTATGACACTCTCACCCAGCAGCTTAACAGTATTGAAACTCAAGCAAAATCCATGGCAAATGTACAAAATAGTGCTCAAATTTCTGAAATCAATAGTCAGAAAACAAGTTTAAAACAGCAGTTAAACAATATTAAAGATAAACGATATACCACAATTTCAGCTCCTTTTGATGGTATTGTTTCAATAACATCAGATAATGAAGAGAGTACTAATAAAATTATTTTGACATTGATTGACCCTAAAATGCAGGTAGTAGCTAGTGTTAGTGAAAAAGATGTGTTAAAGCTTAAAGAAAATCAAAAAATAAAGATTACTGTGTATGGTACAAGTGAAGAATTTAAGGGCACTATTAGTTCCATTAGCACTGAACCATCACAGGCACAGGCTATTCAAGGCGCTTCAGCCTCAAACTTAACACAAACTACAGGAAGCAGTGTGTCTTATTATCCTGTATATATTGATATAAACAATCAACAGGGCATATATGCAGGTTTTCATATTCAGGGAACTGCAGTGGATGAAAGTGAACTGCCTAAAATTCCAGTATCCTCAGTTTTTAATGATAATGGACATAAATCAGTATGGCTTATAAAAAATAAAAAATTAAGAAGAGTGCGTGTAAGGGTTGAAAAATATAATAATACATATGTTAAAGTGAAAAGCGGTTTAGACTTTAATGATAAAATTATTAAAAATCCATCTAGTGAAATGAAAGAAGGGGACAGCATTGACAAAGCATCTTCTGGAAGTTAA
- a CDS encoding ECF transporter S component: MNSSKLNRLVKVSLLGVIGFLFMFIEVAIPIFPTFLKMDISDLPALIGTFALGPGAGIAIEFLKNVLHGIFNGKTAFVGELANFAVGSVLVFTAGYIYNRHKTRKVAVISLGAATIAMSIAAGLLNYFILLPLYERALNFPISAMVDMAAKINSSITDLNTFVLLAIVPFNLLKGIALTILTLVLYKSVSPLLKQEHNKIKNSEKVKI; the protein is encoded by the coding sequence ATGAACAGTAGTAAATTAAACAGATTAGTGAAGGTATCATTGTTAGGTGTAATAGGATTTTTATTTATGTTCATAGAAGTTGCAATTCCTATATTTCCGACATTTTTAAAAATGGATATAAGCGATTTGCCGGCTTTAATTGGAACTTTTGCATTAGGACCTGGAGCTGGAATTGCCATAGAGTTTTTGAAAAATGTACTTCATGGAATATTCAATGGAAAAACTGCATTTGTAGGAGAACTTGCAAACTTTGCAGTAGGTTCTGTTTTAGTTTTTACAGCGGGGTATATATATAACAGGCATAAGACCAGAAAGGTGGCAGTGATAAGTTTAGGGGCAGCCACTATCGCAATGTCAATAGCAGCGGGACTTTTGAATTATTTCATATTGCTTCCACTTTATGAAAGAGCACTTAATTTTCCTATAAGTGCAATGGTGGATATGGCAGCGAAAATAAATAGCAGCATAACGGATTTGAATACATTTGTATTACTGGCTATTGTTCCATTTAACTTGTTAAAAGGTATAGCTCTTACCATTTTAACACTAGTTCTTTACAAGAGTGTTTCACCTCTGTTAAAGCAGGAACATAATAAAATAAAGAACTCTGAAAAAGTAAAAATTTAG
- a CDS encoding ABC transporter permease codes for MNLWELIHSAVLSLRTHKLRVFLTMIGIIIGISSVVIILSIGEGLKAQVNESTSDVGANTITVNFEPSDLNSTTVDTPFEHKDFQSLKNVDGVESVAKSSSGLEGLVGVIENATFFDKQSYLMINNYDKSSNIVAGRGITQEDNDFKHYVVVLSKDHAKELFGEEINKGIGKGIKIKDEFFEVVGIENGSSGLLSMQYDYVPKFAKKLLEDDVSISSIDVKIKQGFDSDSVFKEVKKELNVLHPDVKGSYTKGDPKAVSKAFEKIISGITIFIAVVSGISLFVGGIGVMNIMYVSVTERRREIGIRRAIGAKPSTILLQFLIESIFITGIGGIVGIVMGYLISLISGAFLPFKPVVTIGILIGASITSITVGIIFGIIPAYRAANLDPIKAIYK; via the coding sequence ATGAATTTGTGGGAACTTATACATAGTGCAGTTTTAAGTTTACGTACACATAAGCTTAGAGTTTTTTTAACTATGATAGGAATAATTATTGGAATAAGTTCTGTGGTTATTATTCTTTCTATTGGAGAGGGGTTAAAAGCACAGGTGAATGAATCCACTAGTGATGTGGGAGCGAATACCATTACCGTTAATTTTGAACCTTCAGATTTAAATTCTACAACTGTAGATACACCATTTGAACATAAGGATTTTCAATCTCTTAAAAATGTTGATGGTGTAGAAAGTGTTGCTAAGAGCAGCAGCGGACTGGAAGGTCTGGTAGGAGTTATTGAAAATGCAACTTTTTTTGATAAACAGTCTTATCTTATGATAAACAATTATGATAAGAGTTCAAATATCGTGGCAGGAAGAGGTATAACCCAGGAAGATAATGATTTTAAACATTATGTGGTGGTGCTTTCAAAAGATCACGCCAAAGAGTTATTTGGGGAAGAGATAAATAAGGGAATTGGAAAGGGAATTAAAATAAAGGATGAGTTTTTTGAAGTTGTTGGAATTGAAAATGGGAGTTCAGGTTTATTGTCTATGCAATATGATTATGTGCCTAAGTTTGCCAAGAAGCTTTTAGAAGATGATGTATCTATTTCTTCAATTGATGTTAAAATTAAGCAGGGATTTGATTCTGACTCCGTATTCAAAGAAGTAAAAAAAGAACTAAATGTTCTTCACCCTGATGTAAAAGGAAGCTATACCAAAGGGGATCCTAAAGCTGTCTCTAAAGCTTTTGAAAAGATAATAAGCGGTATAACTATTTTTATAGCTGTTGTATCAGGAATATCTCTGTTTGTAGGTGGAATTGGAGTAATGAATATAATGTATGTATCTGTAACAGAACGCCGTCGTGAAATAGGTATTAGAAGAGCCATAGGTGCAAAACCAAGCACAATTTTACTACAGTTCTTGATAGAATCAATATTTATTACAGGTATAGGTGGAATTGTTGGAATAGTTATGGGATATCTGATATCTTTGATTTCAGGAGCCTTTTTGCCGTTTAAACCTGTTGTAACTATAGGAATATTAATAGGAGCGTCTATTACATCTATTACTGTGGGAATAATTTTTGGAATAATTCCTGCATATAGGGCAGCAAATTTAGATCCTATTAAGGCTATTTATAAGTAA
- the prfB gene encoding peptide chain release factor 2 (programmed frameshift): MLLQLEETIDKLNELEQTIKEIRESLDLDNLKNKIEELQAKMQEPNFWNDIDNAQKIASEEKNLEGRLNRYDLLSHNIEDARILLEIIKEEEDSMSFQEVMKDIKDIEFQVEIFRTEILLCGEYDKNNAILNLHVGVGGTDAQDWTEMLLRMYIRWAEKMGYKVNIIDMLEAEDAGIKSVSLSIIGEFAYGYLKSEKGIHRLVRISPFNANGKRQTSFASVEVLPELTGDQDIEIRSEDLKVDTFRAGGAGGQHVNKTESAVRITHIPTGIVVQCQNERSQHYNKEQALKILKAKLVELKERAHKDRIEDLTGELKDMGWGSQIRSYVFHPYNLVKDHRTGVESSNVSSVMDGDIDNFIKGYLKQQSGK, translated from the exons ATGTTACTTCAATTGGAAGAAACAATTGATAAACTAAATGAATTAGAACAAACTATAAAAGAAATAAGGGAGTCTCTT GACTTAGATAATTTAAAAAATAAGATAGAAGAACTGCAGGCAAAAATGCAAGAACCAAATTTTTGGAATGATATAGATAACGCCCAGAAAATAGCCAGTGAAGAAAAAAATTTAGAGGGTAGGCTAAATAGATATGATTTATTGTCACATAATATAGAAGATGCTAGAATTTTATTGGAAATTATAAAGGAAGAAGAAGACAGTATGTCCTTTCAAGAAGTTATGAAGGATATAAAAGATATAGAATTCCAAGTTGAAATATTTAGAACAGAAATACTTTTATGTGGAGAATATGACAAAAATAATGCCATATTAAATCTACATGTAGGAGTAGGTGGCACAGATGCTCAGGATTGGACTGAAATGCTTCTTAGAATGTACATAAGATGGGCAGAAAAAATGGGATATAAGGTAAATATCATAGATATGCTTGAGGCAGAAGATGCCGGCATAAAGAGTGTATCCCTCAGCATTATTGGAGAATTTGCCTATGGATATTTAAAAAGTGAAAAGGGTATTCATCGTTTAGTCAGAATATCTCCCTTTAATGCCAATGGGAAAAGACAGACTTCCTTTGCATCTGTGGAGGTTCTGCCTGAACTGACAGGTGATCAGGATATAGAAATAAGATCTGAAGATCTGAAAGTGGATACATTTAGAGCAGGAGGAGCAGGGGGACAGCATGTAAATAAAACTGAATCTGCTGTGAGGATAACTCATATACCTACTGGAATAGTTGTACAGTGTCAAAATGAAAGAAGCCAGCATTATAATAAAGAACAAGCATTAAAAATTTTAAAGGCCAAATTAGTAGAACTGAAAGAAAGAGCACACAAGGATAGAATAGAGGATCTTACGGGAGAGCTTAAGGATATGGGATGGGGAAGTCAGATACGATCTTATGTATTCCATCCGTATAATTTGGTGAAAGATCATAGGACCGGTGTAGAAAGCAGTAATGTATCTTCTGTAATGGATGGTGATATAGATAATTTTATAAAAGGTTATTTAAAACAACAAAGTGGTAAATGA
- a CDS encoding metallophosphoesterase: MALFAISDLHLDITGNKPMGIFGYNWIEHDVKIKKNWIDNISGEDTILVAGDISWSMNIKSGFGDLEWIHNLTGRKILVKGNHDYWWSSITKLNNLYKDMNFIQNNFFVYEDYAICGTRGWICPGSENFSTHDNKIYNRELLRMKNSLNSAVKAGYSKFIAMIHYPPIGEKFMHSDFKCMFEKYGVEKVIYGHLHGESLSKSITGVINGVEYILTSADYINFNPIRVL, translated from the coding sequence GTGGCGCTATTTGCAATATCAGACTTGCATTTAGATATAACTGGAAATAAACCCATGGGTATTTTTGGATATAATTGGATAGAACATGATGTAAAAATAAAAAAAAATTGGATTGATAATATAAGTGGGGAGGATACAATACTTGTAGCTGGAGATATATCCTGGTCTATGAATATAAAATCAGGATTTGGTGATTTAGAGTGGATTCATAATCTGACTGGAAGAAAGATTCTAGTAAAAGGAAATCATGATTATTGGTGGAGCAGTATTACCAAATTAAACAATTTGTATAAAGATATGAATTTCATACAAAATAATTTCTTTGTGTATGAAGATTATGCCATATGTGGCACTAGGGGATGGATTTGTCCAGGAAGTGAAAATTTTTCAACTCATGATAACAAAATATATAATAGAGAACTTTTGAGAATGAAAAATTCTTTGAATTCCGCAGTGAAAGCTGGATATAGTAAATTTATAGCTATGATTCATTATCCCCCTATAGGAGAAAAGTTTATGCATTCTGATTTTAAATGTATGTTTGAAAAGTATGGTGTGGAAAAAGTTATATATGGACACCTTCATGGAGAATCTCTTTCAAAATCCATAACTGGAGTTATAAATGGAGTGGAGTATATATTGACTTCTGCGGATTATATAAATTTTAATCCAATAAGGGTACTATGA
- a CDS encoding Yip1 family protein, with product MDIKENEESLSIDKKIVCFFKKPGIIFSEFIEKPKYLWTMLLIILINIIYGIMQMTTSIDILKKSITDKFKEAAAGTSQALIEKSMEYATSIPIQTVTIIITTIIGIYLASLVYMGLARVFGSKIKYKQIVSVYCLSMLSITIGKIIKWLYMAITSNPLGVRALTKPTLLNGFLDNFDIFNVWQIVLLTIGISIVGKISKKKSFAIVAISCVLVMIISLHSYLKL from the coding sequence ATGGATATTAAAGAAAATGAAGAAAGTTTGAGTATTGACAAAAAGATTGTTTGTTTTTTCAAGAAACCAGGCATTATTTTTAGTGAATTTATAGAAAAACCTAAGTATTTATGGACTATGCTTTTAATTATTTTAATCAATATAATTTACGGAATCATGCAAATGACTACTTCTATAGATATTTTAAAAAAATCAATTACGGATAAGTTTAAAGAAGCAGCGGCTGGTACATCTCAAGCACTTATAGAAAAATCTATGGAATATGCAACATCAATACCTATACAGACTGTGACTATTATAATAACTACTATAATAGGTATATATTTAGCATCATTAGTTTACATGGGGTTGGCTAGAGTTTTTGGCTCTAAAATAAAATACAAGCAGATTGTATCTGTATACTGTTTAAGTATGTTGTCTATAACTATTGGTAAAATTATAAAATGGTTGTATATGGCCATCACAAGTAATCCATTAGGGGTGAGAGCATTAACTAAACCTACATTACTAAATGGATTTTTAGATAACTTTGATATATTCAATGTATGGCAGATAGTATTATTGACTATAGGTATATCCATAGTTGGAAAGATTTCGAAAAAGAAAAGTTTTGCTATTGTTGCAATTTCCTGTGTACTTGTCATGATTATATCTTTACACTCTTATTTAAAGCTCTAA
- a CDS encoding DUF2225 domain-containing protein, with protein MLDNTFSTSDTSENKNQLYDEDKQKLMLYNKKITCPVCSTVFNARAIKKSSYRILKKDSDFFIRYSIINPYFYDVWVCNRCGYASIKNDFERLSDFDANIIRIEISPKWHSKNYPEVYNLNLAIQRYKLSLLNYDIIKARSSKKANNLIKLAWMFRLKEDKKSELEYLNYALENFKNAYYNENFPISGMDIFTTMYLIGELCRRTGKEEESLIWFGQVITAPTAPQKIKNMARDQKDLIKLNIKDTKSQDNLGDDLKDNKKQSIFSKFHK; from the coding sequence ATGCTTGATAACACATTTTCAACTTCAGACACTTCAGAGAACAAGAATCAACTATATGATGAAGATAAGCAAAAGTTAATGCTTTATAATAAAAAGATAACTTGTCCTGTTTGTAGTACGGTATTTAATGCTAGAGCTATAAAAAAATCCTCATATAGAATATTAAAAAAAGATTCTGATTTTTTCATAAGATATTCAATTATAAATCCGTATTTTTATGATGTATGGGTATGTAATAGATGTGGCTATGCATCTATAAAAAACGACTTTGAACGTTTAAGTGATTTCGATGCAAACATAATAAGGATTGAAATTTCACCTAAATGGCACAGTAAAAATTACCCTGAAGTATATAATTTAAATTTAGCAATACAAAGATACAAACTATCCCTATTAAATTATGATATTATTAAAGCCAGATCCAGCAAAAAAGCAAATAATCTTATAAAACTGGCCTGGATGTTCCGCTTAAAAGAAGATAAAAAAAGTGAACTGGAGTATTTAAACTATGCCCTTGAAAACTTCAAAAACGCCTACTATAATGAGAATTTTCCCATATCTGGTATGGATATATTTACTACCATGTACCTCATAGGAGAACTCTGCAGACGTACCGGTAAAGAAGAGGAATCTTTAATATGGTTTGGACAAGTAATAACAGCTCCTACAGCACCACAAAAAATTAAAAATATGGCCCGAGATCAAAAGGATTTAATAAAACTCAATATAAAAGACACAAAATCTCAAGATAATTTAGGAGATGATTTAAAAGACAATAAAAAACAAAGTATTTTTTCTAAATTTCACAAATAA